A single Nicotiana tabacum cultivar K326 chromosome 5, ASM71507v2, whole genome shotgun sequence DNA region contains:
- the LOC142180948 gene encoding uncharacterized protein LOC142180948 has protein sequence MIAEDEQHITIKFDDAISNHSTYITAVYAKCTAVERKELWERLVEDSLIIDGPWCIRGDFNVIIDPEEKLGGNPHRVHKSLDFINCMDNCGVTNLGFSGPKFTCQRLSKWSREEIGDINDQVSKWEAEVQLLDDIDTNSSTDNSRTKANKVYAEYIQWLSKQESLLKQKTQTKWFEDGDSNTKYFHGLLREKRRRFQLHRIKNHKGQMDSKRKQHC, from the exons ATGATTGCAGAGGATGAACAACATATTACCATAAAGTTTGATGACGCCATTAGTAACCATAGCACCTACATCACAGCTGTCTATGCAAAATGCACGGCAGTTGAGAGAAAAGAGTTGTGGGAAAGATTGGTGGAGGATAGCCTTATCATTGATGGCCCATGGTGTATTAGAGGAGATTTCAATGTGATTATTGATCCAGAGGAAAAGCTAGGAGGGAACCCTCACAGAGTTCATAAAAGCTTGGATTTCATTAATTGTATGGATAATTGTGGGGTTACGAATCTTGGTTTTTCCGGTCCTAAATTCACTTG TCAGAGACTAAGCAAATGGTCCAGAGAGGAAATAGGGGATATCAATGATCAAGTGAGCAAATGGGAAGCCGAGGTTCAACTCCTAGATGATATAGATACCAACTCCAGTACTGATAATAGTAGAACAAAGGCTAACAAGGTTTATGCTGAATACATTCAATGGTTGAGCAAGCAAGAATCTTTACTCAAACAGAAGACCCAAACTAAATGGTTCGAAGATGGAGATAGTAATACTAAGTACTTTCACGGTCTCCTCagagaaaagagaagaagatTCCAACTCCACAGAATTAAAAACCACAAGGGGCAAATGGAttcaaaaagaaaacaacattgcTAA